GCTCGAAGCCAGCGTCCGTGCGATTCGTAGCCCGACAGACCGGATTCTGGTATCCAGTTCAAGAACATACCAGTCGGTTGACGGCAAGTTAAGGGCTTCGGCCAGCGTCATGACTTTGCTGCCTTGAGCGATATTCGTGACAAACGTATGCGCAGGAGCCACCTTGGCGAATATACCCGTGATCCCCCACAAACCGTCACTTCCACGTTGCACGGATACCCGCAGATCTACAGGTCTTCCTTCATAACGAACCAGGGGGATGCGCTCTTCAATGAGATAGGCATGCCGAAAAATACGGCGCAAGGTGGCTGATGGCAGTTGTCCCTTATTCAGTCGAAAGGTGGCCCATCCCTTGCGTGAAGTTCTTGCCTCACATGTCAGTTTCCATTGACCGTCCTTTTGGAATATCCGCATAATGCCGTGACCGATGCTTCCGCTGCATGGCTTGATCACCAGATCATCGTAATGTTCCATCATATATGCCAAAGAATCAGGTGTAGCTTTGACCGCACGGGGGAGATATTGCCTGAGACCGGGGTCCTGATAAAGGATCTCGTGAATGTGGTCTTTGCGGTATCGATTGCGAACATTATATACCTGTATGCCCTGCAACAGCAGTTTGGTCACCTGATGCTGCTCCGAACGCCGAAGCTGGAGAGCACGGTTATGAATAACGGGGGGCAATGGCATCCTTTGACGCACGTATATGCCCTCTTTTTTTACATAGGCCATACAGGTTTTGGTATCCAAATCCACGTCTTCCAGCCGCAAAAAACAAGGGGTTAATCCATAACAGGCCGCTGCCTGTTCAACATTCTCGAGTGATTCCTGCCCCGTTCTTCCAGCCGGTATCCCCCGGTACATGCGTGAATCGAACATAATACCGATCGTTTCTTGTAGCATGACCGTTCCTCCTTCGATGTTATCGCAATCATGGATGTCCATCCATGGAATGCCGGCCTGTCACCGCATGGATGGACATCACGATAACGCAGACCGGAATCATGATGCATCGATATGCATCGACATGTACTTGTTAGCCTTCCGCTTCCATGCAATCCAGGTAGAGGTGGGTCGCTGTGCGGATGGAAGTCATTTTACGGATTTATACAAATGCTTATGGATTATCGTATGACATTGCTGGATCAGGGGCGTGGACAGCCGCCTTTCATCTAAAGCCGTGCACAGCCTATTTCGCCATGGACAAGTAAATCACTCGTATGTTGACTCCTACACTCATCCAATGTTATCGGCAAAAGTCGTGATTTGAAGTGGCAGATGCCTATATCGAAGCATATGATGCCGGAGACGAACGTTAGAGGAAGGAGCTAGCTGCATGAGTAAAAAAGGCAATAAGAAGGTTCCTACGCCAAAACTGCGGCATGTGAGTCCCAAATTTAAGGAACTGGATCTGGCCAATCGACGGTCAGACACAATGGACTCAGGTTTCACTTCGAATAGGGAAGAACGCTTGAATACAAATAAACGGTATTCGAAGGCCATTCAGGTATCAGAAGAATTCCTATCCGAATCAATGGAGCTACCTGCTTCAACGAACGAGCTGGAAGACCTGGAGATCGTAACCAAAGTCATCAAGCCGGAACCCGTAGAGTCTGATAGCGAGAAAGTCGTCGAGACGCAAGATAACCTGGAAAAGCAGATACAGGTCAGCAGCGTGGCTCCGCTTGTTCTGGAAGAAGAGGTGGGTATCATCAAGCAAGAAACAGCAAGCAGGGACCGGCTGCAGATCCTGAACCAGAACCAGATGCCTGGTCATACCGGACACTATATCTACACGGACGACTTGAGTGAATTTGCTGTTACGGAGAGCAAACTAGCTCCTTTCTCTGTGGATGCCTCCAAGCTGAAACCGGATGCGGTTGGCAGTGAAGCATTGCAGGATTATGCGGTGACCAGCATTCACATTGCAGACGGGGCCATTGTTTCCGCGAAACTTGCGGAAGCGTCTGTATCTGAGGAGCACCTGATTGATGGCTCTGTGTCTGGTCACAAAATACGAAATGCTTCTATTGCCGGTGAGAAAATCAGAGATGGCAGTATTACTTCTCAGAAGCTTGGCAACCAGGCCATCGATTCGGCCAAAATTGCCGACGGTTCCATCAGCACAAGACATCTCAGCCGCATGCTGGTAACGGAGGAATTAATCAAGAATCATGCCGTAACTGGAGACAAGATCGCGATTAGCGGCGTGGATACAAGGCATCTTACGGGAGGAGCAGTGAATACCTCCAAACTGGCTGACGATGCAGTGACTACATCCAAAATTCGTGAAGCTGCTGTCACAGGCAGCAAAATCGAAGAACACTCCATCGAGTCTCACCATATTCAGGCAGGTGCTGTTAAACAGACACATCTGGCAGAAGGGTCTGTCGGTCGTTCACAACTAACTATTGGTAGTATTGGAAGTGACCAGATCGAGGATGGATCCATACAAACAAGACATTTAGCTGAGGGTTCGCTAAGCGGAAGACATCTGCTGGACGGTTCAATCGGTTCAAGCCAGATTCGCGCTCATGCAGTGGGCAAGGAGCAGATTGGCAATGGAGAAGTGGGCAGTGAGCATTTGACAGAAGGTGCAGTAACCAGCAGCAAACTGGCAGACCAGTCGGTTGGAACAGCAAAATTGCTGGAGCAGTCCATTACGGCCTCCAAAATCGCTGATCAGAGCGTCATTTCTTCCAAAATTGCGGATGAGGCTGTACAGGGTAAACATCTTGCCAAAGGGTCCATTCGAGGGGAACACATTGCGAATCGGGGAATCACGCCGGTACATGTGGATAATTCCGCAATTCACTCCATTCACATTGCAAGTGGAAGCATCGAGGCAACTCATTTGTCTACCGGAAGTGTGTCCGGAGATGCTCTCGCAGATGGCGTGGTAACTGAGCGGCATCTGGCAGAGTCAGCTGTAGGTACGTATGAATTGCAGGATGCTGCCGTTACAGACGCCAAGCTGGCGGATGAAAGTGTGACAGCAGAAAAGCTTGGAACGGCATCGGTTAGCAGCAGAGCGCTTGCTCCGGGAAGTGTTAGTTCCTCGCATCTTGCGAGTGGTGGAGTCACAGGTACACATCTGGCACCAGGCAGCGTGGGTTCCGAGGCCCTGAGACCATATGCAGTGAAATCGGAACACCTGACAGAACATGCCGTGGGTGTACCTCATCTTCAGCCAGGCAGTGTTGAAACGGATGCTATTGCACGGGCTGCGGTCACAACAGACAAAATGGCTCTGGATAGTGTAACTTCAGCCCAGTTGGCTGACGGGTCCATTTTTCCGCCTCATCTAACAGATCATGCGGTTACCTCCCCCAAGCTCTCACCAGAGAGTGTTGCTACGGATAAACTGGCGGATTTTGCTGTCACGTCAGCCAAACTGGCAGACGGAAGCGTGACTTCTTCCAAGATTATGGCAGAGAGCATTAATGCCAAGCATATTCCAGCAGGAACCATTCGCGTGTATCACCTGAAGCAGCATGCCGTTTCACTGGAACATTTGTCGGAGGAAGTACGTTCACCGGAATTATTTGCTGATGGCAGTATTACGGGCAACAAACTTCGGCATGGGTCCGTAAGTGCGGACCATTTGACAGCAGACTCGGTATCCGGGACAGAACTACAACAGGCTGCTGTAGGTAGCGAGCACTTGCAGACATCCGCTGTACAATCCGTCCATCTGGCAGACGGAAGCGTGAAATCTGAACATTTGGGAACGCAAGTCGTGAGCTCACAGCATCTGAAGGCAGACATCATTTGTGAGGAGCATATTGCTGAACAGGTGGTCACATCGCATCACTTGGCACCTGGATCTGTTGAAACAGACCATCTGGCACCTTTATCCATTACAGCGGCTCACCTTCAGCCAGGTTTGATTAGTGGTTTGCATCTTCAGGCAGAGTCGACAAGTGCTGTTCACCTGCAGCAAGGAGCTGTGCATTCCCGTCATATTCAAGATGGTGAAATTCTTCCTCATCATATCCATGAACGCAGCATCGGAACGTCTCATCTGGAAGAAGAAGCGGTAAGTACGATTATTTTGCAGGATGAATCTGTAACACGCTCCAAACTTGCGAGTGGTAGTGTAGATGGCAGCAAATTAGCAGCAGGTGCAGTATCGGCTACCCACATAGCAAGCGAAAGTGTGCAAACCCATCATATCCAAGCAGGAGCAATCCTTGCTGATCATATTCAAGAGTGCAGTATTGGCTCAGTTCATCTCGAAGAGGAGTCTGTAAGTGCGGTTCATTTGCAAAATGGATCTGTAACGAGTGCCAAACTGGCGGATGGCAGTATAAACGGCAGCAAGTTACTCGAAGGTGCGGTATCGGGGATTCATATTGCATCCGAAAGCGTGCAATCCGGGCATATTCAGGCAGACGCCATTCATGCTGACCATATTCAGGAGCGAAGCATCGGCACAACCCATCTGGAAGAGGAAGCAGTAAGTGCCGTTCATCTGCAAAATGGGTCCGTCATCAGTGCCAAACTGGCCGACGGCAGTGTAACCGGCAGCAAGTTGGTCGAAGATGCGGTGTCGGGAATCCATATCGCGTCTGGAAGTGTGGAGCCCCGCCATATCCAGGCAGGAGCGATCCTTGCTGACCATATTCAGGAGCACAGCATTGGCATGTTACACTTGGAACAGGAAGCAGTAAGTGCCATTCATCTGCAAAATGGATCTGTAACAAGTGCCAAGTTGGCCGACGGCAGTGTAACCGGCAGCAAGCTGCTTGAAGGAGCAGTATCGGATATCCACATTGCAGACGATAGTGTGCAATCCCGTCATATTCAAGAGGGAACAATCCTTGCTGATCATATTCAAGAGCGGAGCATCGGCACTGCACATTTGGAAGAAGAATCGGTAAGTGCTATTCATTTGCAAAATGGATCTGTAACGAGTGCCAAACTGGCGGATAGCAGTATAACCGGCAGCAAGTTACTTGAAGGTACGGTATCGGGGATTCATATCGCATCGGAAAGTGTGCAATCCGGGCATATTCAGGCAGGAGCCATTCATGCTGATCATGTTCAGGAGCGAAGCATAGGCACAACCCATCTGGAAGAGGAAGCAGTAAGTGCGGTTCATTTGCAAAATGGGTCCGTCACAAGTGCCAAATTGGCTGACGGTAGCATTAACGGCAGCAAATTGCTCGAAGATGCTGTATTGGGGAGCCATATCGCATCGGAAAGTGTGCAAACTCGCCATATCCAGGCAGGAGCGATCCTTGCTGATCATATTCAGGAGCACAGCATTGGTACGTCCCATCTGGAGGAGGAAGCCATAAGTGCGGTTCATTTGCAAAATGAATCCGTAACGGGTGCTAAACTGGCCGATGGCAGTGTGAGCAGTAGTAAACTGCTTGAAGATGCGGTGTCGGATGTCCATATTGCCAATGGAAGTGTGCAATCCCGTCATATCCAAGAGAGAGCCATACATGCTGACCATATTCAGGAGCGCAGC
Above is a window of Paenibacillus sp. E222 DNA encoding:
- a CDS encoding YheC/YheD family protein, whose protein sequence is MLQETIGIMFDSRMYRGIPAGRTGQESLENVEQAAACYGLTPCFLRLEDVDLDTKTCMAYVKKEGIYVRQRMPLPPVIHNRALQLRRSEQHQVTKLLLQGIQVYNVRNRYRKDHIHEILYQDPGLRQYLPRAVKATPDSLAYMMEHYDDLVIKPCSGSIGHGIMRIFQKDGQWKLTCEARTSRKGWATFRLNKGQLPSATLRRIFRHAYLIEERIPLVRYEGRPVDLRVSVQRGSDGLWGITGIFAKVAPAHTFVTNIAQGSKVMTLAEALNLPSTDWYVLELDTRIRSVGLRIARTLASSLPHLADLGLDLGITEKGQIYFIECNGRDQRYGFRKAGMTETWKASYRHPMAYGRLLLEQNSRIPRQPQTYDRGLY
- a CDS encoding WIAG-tail domain, with translation MSKKGNKKVPTPKLRHVSPKFKELDLANRRSDTMDSGFTSNREERLNTNKRYSKAIQVSEEFLSESMELPASTNELEDLEIVTKVIKPEPVESDSEKVVETQDNLEKQIQVSSVAPLVLEEEVGIIKQETASRDRLQILNQNQMPGHTGHYIYTDDLSEFAVTESKLAPFSVDASKLKPDAVGSEALQDYAVTSIHIADGAIVSAKLAEASVSEEHLIDGSVSGHKIRNASIAGEKIRDGSITSQKLGNQAIDSAKIADGSISTRHLSRMLVTEELIKNHAVTGDKIAISGVDTRHLTGGAVNTSKLADDAVTTSKIREAAVTGSKIEEHSIESHHIQAGAVKQTHLAEGSVGRSQLTIGSIGSDQIEDGSIQTRHLAEGSLSGRHLLDGSIGSSQIRAHAVGKEQIGNGEVGSEHLTEGAVTSSKLADQSVGTAKLLEQSITASKIADQSVISSKIADEAVQGKHLAKGSIRGEHIANRGITPVHVDNSAIHSIHIASGSIEATHLSTGSVSGDALADGVVTERHLAESAVGTYELQDAAVTDAKLADESVTAEKLGTASVSSRALAPGSVSSSHLASGGVTGTHLAPGSVGSEALRPYAVKSEHLTEHAVGVPHLQPGSVETDAIARAAVTTDKMALDSVTSAQLADGSIFPPHLTDHAVTSPKLSPESVATDKLADFAVTSAKLADGSVTSSKIMAESINAKHIPAGTIRVYHLKQHAVSLEHLSEEVRSPELFADGSITGNKLRHGSVSADHLTADSVSGTELQQAAVGSEHLQTSAVQSVHLADGSVKSEHLGTQVVSSQHLKADIICEEHIAEQVVTSHHLAPGSVETDHLAPLSITAAHLQPGLISGLHLQAESTSAVHLQQGAVHSRHIQDGEILPHHIHERSIGTSHLEEEAVSTIILQDESVTRSKLASGSVDGSKLAAGAVSATHIASESVQTHHIQAGAILADHIQECSIGSVHLEEESVSAVHLQNGSVTSAKLADGSINGSKLLEGAVSGIHIASESVQSGHIQADAIHADHIQERSIGTTHLEEEAVSAVHLQNGSVISAKLADGSVTGSKLVEDAVSGIHIASGSVEPRHIQAGAILADHIQEHSIGMLHLEQEAVSAIHLQNGSVTSAKLADGSVTGSKLLEGAVSDIHIADDSVQSRHIQEGTILADHIQERSIGTAHLEEESVSAIHLQNGSVTSAKLADSSITGSKLLEGTVSGIHIASESVQSGHIQAGAIHADHVQERSIGTTHLEEEAVSAVHLQNGSVTSAKLADGSINGSKLLEDAVLGSHIASESVQTRHIQAGAILADHIQEHSIGTSHLEEEAISAVHLQNESVTGAKLADGSVSSSKLLEDAVSDVHIANGSVQSRHIQERAIHADHIQERSIGISHLKAESVSAIHLHNGSITSAKIADGSVNGNKLLEGAVSAIHMADKSVQSRHIQEGTIHADHIQERSIRTTHLEEEAVSGIHLQNGSVTSAKLADGSVNGSKLSEQSITSNHLNAGIVGPAHLSEEIWNAIRQFSGETLEQLAAIKKQEALLQTENEAVPPSQPAIVLEPSSVDLEETQFIQTSGQELGLQQEDPLQANQLGDSLTTAGTVQPQLPQPQSEFSHEIEGIKEFELREQAVKQEHLSDGAVGSSQLQHGSVGPEHLSFQPVRSVSRQPVVQQFGMEAFILPEDEECVEVTVAFEESFISEHYVIVAMCNDRGFQVSLLSQSEDEAVLEVSRTAGSTHTYGLLSWIAAGPSL